In a single window of the Streptococcus ilei genome:
- a CDS encoding CBS domain-containing protein translates to MAVKDFMTRKVVYISPETTIAHAADLMREQGLHRLPVIENDKLVGLVTEGTIAEASPSKATSLSIFEMNYLLNKTKVKDVMLRDVITVSKFASLEDATYLMYKNKVGILPVVDNDQVSGVITDRDVFRAFLEVSGYGEEGVRVRFVTEDKVGVLEQIIHLIVEEGYNIANTVNIPTKDDHVVIEVQIDGITDTEAIKKKFEENGIRVDEISRTSAKAF, encoded by the coding sequence ATGGCTGTTAAAGATTTTATGACCCGTAAAGTAGTGTACATTAGTCCTGAGACTACCATTGCCCATGCGGCAGATTTGATGCGGGAACAAGGTTTGCACCGTTTGCCAGTTATTGAAAATGACAAATTGGTCGGCTTGGTGACAGAAGGTACCATTGCAGAAGCTAGTCCATCAAAAGCGACCAGTCTTTCCATTTTTGAAATGAATTACCTACTCAACAAAACCAAAGTTAAGGATGTCATGCTTCGTGACGTAATCACTGTCTCGAAATTTGCTAGCCTAGAAGACGCGACCTACCTCATGTATAAGAACAAGGTTGGCATTCTTCCAGTCGTGGACAATGATCAAGTTTCTGGTGTGATTACAGACCGTGATGTTTTCCGTGCCTTCCTTGAAGTATCCGGTTATGGAGAAGAAGGAGTGCGGGTTCGTTTCGTGACAGAAGACAAGGTTGGGGTCCTAGAGCAAATCATTCATTTAATTGTAGAAGAAGGATACAATATTGCCAATACAGTCAATATCCCAACCAAAGATGATCATGTCGTCATTGAAGTTCAGATTGATGGGATTACCGATACTGAAGCCATCAAGAAGAAGTTTGAAGAAAATGGTATCCGTGTGGACGAAATTAGTCGCACATCTGCAAAAGCCTTCTAA
- a CDS encoding ABC transporter ATP-binding protein — translation MALLEVKNLTKNFGGLTAVGDVTMELNEGELVGLIGPNGAGKTTLFNLLTGVYEPSEGTITLDGHLLNGKAPYKIAAGGLGRTFQNIRLFKDLSVLDNVLIAFANHHKPHVFASLFRLPSYYKNEEALKAKALELLAIFGLEKEAATLAKNLAYGQQRHLEIVRALATEPKILFLDEPAAGMNPQETAELTQLIRRIQKEFNITIMLIEHDMSLVMEVTERIYVLEYGRLIAHGTPDEIKSNKRVIEAYLGGEA, via the coding sequence ATGGCACTTCTTGAAGTAAAAAATTTAACAAAAAACTTTGGTGGTTTGACAGCCGTTGGGGATGTGACCATGGAACTCAATGAAGGGGAATTGGTTGGTTTGATTGGACCCAACGGTGCCGGTAAAACAACCCTCTTCAACCTCCTAACAGGAGTGTATGAGCCAAGTGAAGGGACCATTACTTTAGATGGGCACCTTTTAAACGGGAAAGCCCCTTATAAAATCGCTGCTGGTGGTCTTGGACGGACCTTCCAAAATATCCGTCTCTTTAAAGATTTGAGTGTTTTGGACAATGTCTTGATTGCCTTTGCCAATCACCACAAACCACATGTTTTTGCTAGTCTTTTCCGTTTGCCAAGCTATTACAAAAATGAAGAAGCATTGAAAGCAAAAGCCCTCGAATTGTTAGCGATATTTGGTTTGGAAAAAGAAGCAGCTACCTTGGCCAAAAACTTAGCTTACGGTCAACAACGTCACTTAGAGATCGTTCGTGCCCTTGCTACAGAGCCAAAAATCCTCTTCTTGGATGAGCCTGCTGCAGGGATGAACCCTCAAGAAACCGCAGAATTAACCCAACTGATCCGTCGCATTCAAAAAGAATTTAATATTACGATCATGCTGATCGAGCACGATATGAGTTTGGTCATGGAAGTAACAGAGCGGATTTATGTATTGGAATATGGTCGCTTGATTGCCCATGGTACGCCAGATGAAATTAAGTCCAACAAACGTGTAATCGAAGCATATCTAGGAGGTGAAGCCTAA
- a CDS encoding ABC-F family ATP-binding cassette domain-containing protein, with protein MSILEVKNLSHGFGDRAIFEDVSFRLLKGEHIGLVGANGEGKSTFMSIVTGKMLPDEGKVEWSKYVTAGYLDQHAVLKEGQTVRDVLRTAFDELFKAEARINDLYMEMAEDGADMDALMEEVGELQGRLESRDFYTLDAKIDEVARALGVMDFGMETDVTALSGGQRTKVLLAKLLLEKPDILLLDEPTNYLDAEHIDWLKRYLQNYENAFVLISHDIPFLNDVINIVYHVENQQLTRYSGDYYQFLEVYEMKKSQLEAAYERQQKEIADLKDFVARNKARVATRNMAMSRQKKLDKMELIELQSEKPKPSFEFKNARTPGRFIFQAKDLQIGYDRPLTKPLNLTFERNQKVAIIGANGIGKTTLLKSLLGIIPPIAGEVERGDYLELGYFEQEVEGGNRQTPVEAVWNAFPALNQAEVRAALARCGLTTKHIESQIQVLSGGEQAKVRFCLLMNRENNVLVLDEPTNHLDVDAKEELKRALKEYKGSILMVCHEPDFYEGWMDQIWDFNELT; from the coding sequence ATGAGTATTTTAGAGGTAAAAAATTTAAGCCACGGCTTTGGAGACCGGGCTATTTTTGAGGATGTGTCCTTCCGTTTGTTAAAGGGAGAGCATATCGGATTAGTCGGAGCCAATGGTGAAGGGAAATCTACCTTCATGAGCATCGTGACAGGGAAGATGTTGCCTGACGAAGGAAAGGTTGAGTGGTCTAAGTATGTGACAGCTGGTTATCTGGACCAGCACGCTGTCTTGAAAGAAGGGCAAACTGTGCGCGACGTTTTACGGACAGCCTTCGACGAACTCTTTAAAGCAGAGGCTCGCATCAATGACCTCTATATGGAAATGGCTGAAGATGGAGCGGATATGGATGCCCTCATGGAAGAGGTCGGAGAGCTCCAGGGTCGATTAGAGAGTCGGGATTTCTATACCTTGGATGCTAAGATTGATGAGGTGGCACGGGCTCTTGGCGTTATGGATTTTGGGATGGAGACGGATGTCACAGCCCTTTCAGGTGGCCAACGGACCAAGGTTCTCTTGGCGAAACTCCTTCTTGAAAAACCAGATATCCTTCTCTTGGACGAGCCAACCAACTACTTGGATGCAGAGCACATCGATTGGCTTAAACGCTACTTGCAGAATTATGAAAATGCCTTTGTCCTCATTTCCCACGATATTCCTTTCTTGAATGATGTGATCAACATCGTCTACCATGTAGAAAATCAACAATTGACCCGCTATTCTGGAGACTATTACCAATTCCTCGAAGTCTATGAAATGAAGAAATCACAATTGGAAGCGGCTTATGAGCGCCAGCAAAAAGAGATTGCTGACCTCAAAGATTTCGTAGCCCGAAATAAGGCGCGAGTGGCAACGCGGAATATGGCCATGTCTCGTCAGAAGAAGCTGGACAAGATGGAACTGATTGAATTGCAAAGTGAGAAACCAAAGCCTTCCTTTGAATTTAAAAATGCCCGTACCCCAGGACGTTTTATCTTCCAGGCTAAGGATCTCCAGATTGGCTATGATCGTCCTTTGACTAAGCCTTTGAACTTGACCTTCGAGCGCAATCAAAAGGTAGCCATTATCGGAGCCAACGGAATCGGGAAAACCACTCTCTTGAAGAGCTTGCTAGGGATTATTCCACCAATTGCTGGTGAAGTCGAGCGCGGGGATTATCTTGAGCTTGGCTACTTCGAGCAAGAGGTCGAAGGGGGCAATCGTCAGACACCGGTAGAGGCAGTCTGGAATGCCTTTCCGGCTCTCAATCAAGCAGAAGTTCGTGCAGCTCTTGCCCGCTGTGGTTTGACTACCAAGCATATCGAGAGCCAAATTCAGGTACTATCCGGTGGGGAGCAAGCCAAGGTACGCTTCTGTCTCTTGATGAACCGTGAAAACAATGTCTTGGTACTAGACGAGCCGACCAACCACTTGGATGTGGATGCCAAAGAAGAGTTGAAACGGGCTCTTAAAGAGTACAAGGGATCTATCCTGATGGTTTGTCACGAGCCAGATTTCTATGAAGGCTGGATGGACCAGATCTGGGACTTTAATGAATTGACTTAA
- a CDS encoding ABC transporter ATP-binding protein produces the protein MSMLKVENLSVHYGMIQAVRDVSFEVNEGEVVSLIGANGAGKTSILRTISGLVRPSAGKIEFLGQEIQKVPAQKIVAAGLSQVPEGRHVFPGLTVMENLEMGAFLKKDREENQANLKKVFSRFPRLEERKNQDAATLSGGEQQMLAMGRALMSTPKLLLLDEPSMGLAPIFIQEIFDIIQDIQKQGTTVLLIEQNANKALAIADRGYVLETGKVVLSGTGKELLASEEVRKAYLGG, from the coding sequence ATGTCTATGTTAAAAGTTGAAAATCTTTCTGTACACTATGGCATGATCCAGGCTGTCCGTGATGTCAGTTTCGAAGTCAATGAAGGGGAAGTTGTTTCCTTGATCGGTGCCAATGGCGCTGGGAAAACATCTATTCTTCGTACCATTTCAGGTTTGGTGCGTCCAAGTGCTGGGAAAATCGAGTTTTTGGGTCAGGAGATTCAAAAGGTTCCGGCTCAAAAAATTGTAGCTGCTGGGCTCTCTCAAGTTCCAGAAGGCCGCCACGTCTTTCCAGGCTTGACCGTTATGGAAAACTTGGAAATGGGAGCTTTCTTGAAGAAGGATCGAGAAGAAAATCAAGCGAACTTGAAGAAGGTCTTCTCACGTTTCCCACGTTTGGAAGAACGGAAGAACCAAGATGCAGCTACCCTATCTGGTGGGGAACAACAAATGCTTGCAATGGGTCGTGCCCTCATGTCGACGCCAAAACTCTTGCTTCTGGATGAACCTTCCATGGGATTGGCACCTATCTTTATCCAGGAAATCTTTGATATCATCCAAGATATTCAAAAACAAGGTACAACCGTTCTCTTGATTGAGCAAAATGCCAACAAGGCTCTTGCCATCGCAGACCGCGGTTATGTTTTGGAAACAGGGAAAGTCGTTCTGTCCGGAACAGGAAAAGAACTCTTAGCCTCAGAAGAAGTCCGCAAGGCCTACCTTGGTGGATAA
- a CDS encoding peptidylprolyl isomerase, with translation MKKIIALLVFSGLALAGCGSHQSDTKTSSSSTSETKQTTTSSQDASEQKKLEQLRKDFNDAMTNENAVFPQLSNEVAEDEAVVKITTSQGDITVKLFPKYAPLAVENFLTHAKEGYYDGLLFHRVINNFMIQTGDPKGDGTGGESIWKGKDKSKDSGTGFENEYSPYLYNLRGALAMANSGPNTNGSQFYINQNKADISSKLPTDRFPAKIIEAYKNGGNPTLDGGNYTVFGQVIDGMDVVDKIAEVETDDKDKPKEDVKIEKMEVVKDYNFKK, from the coding sequence ATGAAAAAAATAATTGCCCTACTTGTATTTTCCGGTTTAGCTTTGGCAGGATGTGGCTCTCATCAATCAGATACAAAAACATCCTCTAGCTCGACTTCAGAAACTAAGCAAACGACTACTTCTAGTCAAGATGCTAGCGAACAAAAGAAATTAGAACAACTGCGCAAAGATTTTAACGATGCCATGACCAATGAAAATGCAGTCTTTCCTCAGCTCTCAAATGAAGTTGCTGAAGATGAAGCGGTCGTGAAAATCACTACGAGCCAAGGAGACATTACAGTCAAACTCTTTCCTAAATACGCCCCTTTAGCCGTTGAGAATTTCTTAACCCACGCTAAGGAAGGTTATTATGACGGCCTCCTCTTCCACCGTGTCATTAACAACTTTATGATCCAAACAGGAGACCCTAAAGGTGATGGTACGGGTGGGGAATCCATCTGGAAGGGCAAAGATAAATCTAAAGATTCAGGTACTGGTTTTGAGAATGAGTATTCTCCATATCTTTACAACCTTCGTGGAGCTCTAGCCATGGCCAATTCAGGTCCAAATACAAATGGTAGCCAATTCTACATCAACCAAAATAAGGCAGATATCTCCAGCAAGCTTCCAACAGACCGATTCCCAGCTAAAATCATCGAAGCCTATAAAAACGGAGGAAACCCTACTCTTGATGGTGGCAACTACACCGTCTTTGGACAAGTCATCGACGGCATGGATGTAGTTGACAAAATTGCCGAAGTTGAAACAGACGACAAAGACAAACCAAAAGAAGATGTCAAAATTGAAAAAATGGAAGTCGTTAAAGACTACAACTTTAAAAAATAA
- a CDS encoding methylated-DNA--[protein]-cysteine S-methyltransferase, with protein MTRFYRRLYQSPLGPLSIVVDEESLVGIWFCDQANCEQGIDHIEEKCRPLHEAVFEWLDQYFLGEDLPIPIALSPQGTEFQQRVWTYLAQIPYGESRTYGEIAQALSCRSAQAIGQAVGRNPFILLIPCHRVLGMENKLTGYAAGLDRKRWLLNHEAISWKE; from the coding sequence ATGACTAGGTTCTATCGGCGACTCTATCAGAGTCCCTTGGGACCTCTATCTATTGTGGTGGATGAGGAAAGCTTAGTTGGGATCTGGTTTTGTGACCAAGCTAATTGTGAGCAAGGGATTGATCACATTGAAGAAAAGTGTCGTCCTCTTCATGAAGCTGTCTTTGAATGGCTGGATCAGTACTTTTTAGGGGAAGATCTTCCCATCCCCATTGCCCTGTCTCCTCAAGGGACAGAGTTTCAACAAAGAGTTTGGACCTACCTAGCTCAGATTCCCTATGGGGAAAGTCGGACTTACGGAGAGATTGCTCAAGCCCTGTCTTGCAGATCGGCCCAAGCAATCGGTCAAGCAGTAGGACGGAATCCCTTTATCCTCCTTATCCCATGTCACCGAGTGCTGGGGATGGAGAATAAATTGACTGGCTATGCGGCTGGATTAGACCGCAAACGTTGGCTGTTGAATCATGAGGCCATATCTTGGAAAGAATAA
- a CDS encoding GNAT family N-acetyltransferase yields MEIRMAYPNEINRIMEIIQDGKDSLAAAGVDQWQDGYPDQEIIFEDILESRGYVAVENQEVVAYAALHKGNEAAYNDIYDGKWEHDNYLYISFHRVAVAKEAAGRGVAQTFLQGLIEGEKGPDFRCDTHPDNKVMQHLLEKLGFHYCGKVPIDGVRLAYQKIKRKAETSLFQVISEDDRWDYRAEQSQND; encoded by the coding sequence ATGGAAATTAGAATGGCCTATCCCAATGAAATCAATCGGATTATGGAAATCATTCAAGATGGTAAGGACAGTTTAGCCGCAGCTGGAGTGGACCAATGGCAGGATGGTTATCCGGATCAAGAAATTATTTTTGAGGATATCCTAGAGAGCCGTGGTTATGTGGCTGTAGAAAATCAAGAAGTCGTGGCCTATGCCGCTCTCCACAAGGGAAATGAAGCTGCCTATAATGACATTTATGATGGAAAATGGGAACATGATAACTATCTCTATATCAGTTTCCACCGAGTCGCTGTTGCCAAAGAAGCCGCAGGTCGAGGCGTAGCCCAAACTTTCCTTCAAGGTTTGATCGAAGGAGAGAAAGGTCCAGACTTTCGCTGTGATACCCATCCTGACAACAAGGTCATGCAGCATCTTTTAGAGAAGTTAGGCTTCCATTACTGTGGGAAGGTACCAATTGATGGTGTTCGTCTCGCTTATCAGAAGATTAAACGGAAGGCAGAAACTAGCCTTTTCCAAGTGATTAGCGAAGATGATCGATGGGACTACCGTGCGGAGCAATCTCAAAATGACTAG
- a CDS encoding DNA polymerase III subunit delta': MKLEQVQKLQPQLVDRFQAVLEQGRLSHAYLFTGDFGSFEMAQLLSQSLFCTDKKGVWPCGTCRACRLIEEDEFSDVTVVRPVNHIIKTDRIRDLIQNFSQSGYEGSKQVFIICDADRMHVNAANSLLKVIEEPQSEVHIFLLTADEQLVLPTIKSRAQQVHFPKNQDFLKEYLLQEGLLLQQADLLANFSQGFHEAQSLAQNTSFFDLARECERFVTACLKADPHVYLLVSRLVQETDDKEKQAQAFRLMEVFFARSISLSLGRDYLEKLVLAKQMWERNVSFQNALEFMVLQLKNRR; this comes from the coding sequence ATGAAGTTAGAACAAGTGCAAAAACTTCAACCTCAGTTAGTAGATCGCTTCCAAGCTGTTTTAGAACAGGGACGATTGAGCCACGCCTATCTCTTTACAGGTGATTTTGGCAGTTTTGAGATGGCCCAGCTCTTGTCCCAAAGTCTTTTTTGTACGGATAAGAAGGGTGTCTGGCCCTGTGGGACTTGTCGGGCTTGTCGCTTGATTGAAGAGGATGAATTCTCAGATGTAACAGTTGTACGACCGGTCAATCACATCATTAAGACAGATCGGATCCGAGACTTGATCCAGAATTTTTCTCAGTCAGGCTATGAAGGATCTAAGCAAGTCTTTATCATTTGCGATGCAGACCGGATGCACGTCAATGCGGCCAATTCTCTCCTAAAAGTGATTGAAGAACCTCAGAGTGAAGTACATATCTTTCTGCTGACAGCAGATGAGCAGTTGGTTCTCCCGACTATTAAAAGTCGGGCGCAGCAGGTTCATTTCCCGAAAAACCAAGATTTCCTAAAAGAGTATCTCCTTCAGGAAGGTTTGTTGCTTCAACAAGCAGATCTGTTAGCCAACTTTAGCCAAGGTTTTCATGAGGCCCAAAGTCTCGCCCAGAATACATCCTTTTTCGATCTGGCGAGGGAGTGTGAGCGTTTCGTCACAGCTTGTCTAAAAGCAGATCCGCATGTTTACTTGTTGGTCTCTCGCTTGGTCCAAGAGACGGATGATAAAGAAAAGCAGGCCCAAGCCTTTCGCTTGATGGAAGTGTTCTTTGCACGCTCCATCAGTCTGTCCCTAGGAAGAGACTATCTAGAAAAATTAGTCTTAGCCAAACAGATGTGGGAACGTAATGTGAGTTTTCAAAATGCTCTTGAGTTTATGGTCCTGCAGTTGAAAAATAGAAGGTAA
- the tmk gene encoding dTMP kinase: MKQGTLISIEGPEGAGKSSVLEALLPRLEKAGIAYITTREPGGVGIAEKIREVILDPSHTEMDPKTELLLYIASRRQHLAERVLPALEAGKLVIMDRFIDSSVAYQGFGRGLAVADIEWLNQFATDGLKPNRTFYFDIDVEEGLARIAKSASREVNRLDLEGLSLHQKVRQGYLAILEKEPQRVVKIDASQSFDKVVEDTWVLLKEVLEISE, from the coding sequence ATGAAACAGGGAACATTAATTTCAATTGAAGGCCCAGAAGGAGCAGGGAAATCCTCCGTTTTAGAAGCCTTGTTACCACGCTTGGAAAAGGCAGGGATTGCCTATATTACCACGCGGGAACCAGGTGGCGTAGGAATAGCAGAAAAAATACGCGAAGTTATTCTTGATCCATCCCATACGGAAATGGATCCTAAGACAGAATTGCTTCTTTATATCGCCAGTCGTCGCCAACACTTGGCAGAACGCGTCCTTCCAGCTTTGGAAGCAGGGAAGCTAGTCATTATGGACCGGTTTATCGACAGTTCGGTAGCTTATCAAGGTTTTGGCCGTGGATTAGCAGTAGCGGATATTGAATGGTTAAACCAGTTTGCGACCGATGGTCTCAAGCCAAACCGGACCTTCTATTTTGACATTGATGTAGAAGAAGGATTGGCTCGAATTGCTAAGAGTGCTAGTCGTGAAGTCAATCGCTTGGATTTAGAAGGCCTCAGTCTTCATCAGAAAGTCCGTCAAGGCTATCTGGCCATCCTCGAAAAAGAACCGCAACGTGTGGTGAAAATTGATGCCAGTCAAAGTTTTGACAAGGTGGTCGAGGATACTTGGGTTCTACTCAAAGAAGTCTTGGAGATCAGTGAATGA
- a CDS encoding arsenate reductase family protein, which produces MLSFIEYPKCSTCRKAKSELTSLGCEFDSQDIVVDTPTSEQLQTWMTESSLPIKSFFNTSGMKYRELGLKDKVAQLTVKEAADLLASDGMLIKRPLLVKDGKIVQVGYRKPYSDLGL; this is translated from the coding sequence ATGTTATCATTTATTGAATACCCAAAATGTTCGACTTGCCGCAAGGCGAAATCGGAGTTAACGAGTTTAGGTTGTGAGTTTGATAGCCAAGATATCGTGGTAGATACCCCGACCAGTGAGCAATTGCAAACCTGGATGACGGAATCTTCCCTACCAATTAAATCATTCTTTAATACGAGTGGGATGAAGTATCGGGAATTGGGCTTGAAAGACAAGGTGGCCCAACTGACAGTGAAAGAAGCGGCAGATCTTTTAGCTAGTGATGGCATGCTGATCAAACGCCCACTATTAGTGAAGGATGGGAAAATTGTTCAAGTGGGCTATCGGAAACCATACTCGGACTTAGGTTTGTAA
- the rsmI gene encoding 16S rRNA (cytidine(1402)-2'-O)-methyltransferase: MQIQRSFKDQRETGTLFLVPTPIGNRDDMSYRMIQTLKEVDLIAAEDTRNTGLLLKHFEIRTPQISFHEHNAMEKIPDLLAHLESGKNVAQVSDAGLPSISDPGHDLVKAAIEREIPVVAVPGPSAGITGLIASGLAPQPHIFYGFLPRKEGQQKAFFQEKRDYPETQIFYESPHRVRATLQNMLAVYGDRPVVLVRELTKIYEEYTRGTIAELVAYLEENPLKGECLLIVEGASEQEANLEEVDLIQEIDLLVQSGIKKNQAIKQVAKQFGLQKSDLYARYHQEEEKGEADGN, translated from the coding sequence ATGCAGATTCAACGAAGTTTTAAAGACCAAAGAGAGACAGGAACCCTCTTTTTGGTGCCGACTCCGATTGGCAATCGGGACGACATGAGCTATCGTATGATCCAAACCTTAAAAGAGGTAGATCTGATCGCTGCGGAAGATACACGCAATACAGGACTCTTGCTCAAGCATTTTGAGATTAGGACGCCACAAATCAGCTTTCATGAGCATAATGCTATGGAGAAAATTCCTGATTTACTAGCTCATTTGGAATCTGGAAAGAATGTGGCTCAGGTATCGGATGCTGGATTGCCAAGTATTTCGGATCCAGGTCATGACTTAGTCAAGGCAGCCATTGAGCGAGAAATTCCCGTTGTGGCGGTTCCTGGTCCGAGCGCCGGTATTACGGGTCTAATTGCGAGTGGATTGGCTCCCCAGCCTCATATCTTTTATGGATTTCTCCCGCGAAAGGAAGGGCAGCAAAAGGCTTTTTTCCAAGAGAAACGAGACTATCCTGAGACCCAAATCTTTTATGAGTCACCGCACCGGGTACGTGCGACGCTTCAAAATATGCTGGCAGTTTATGGGGACCGTCCAGTTGTGCTAGTCCGAGAACTGACCAAGATCTATGAAGAGTACACGCGAGGGACCATTGCGGAGTTAGTAGCTTACCTAGAGGAAAATCCCCTGAAGGGAGAGTGTCTCTTGATTGTGGAGGGGGCCAGTGAGCAGGAAGCTAATCTAGAAGAAGTGGATTTGATCCAAGAGATTGATCTTCTGGTCCAGTCTGGCATAAAAAAGAACCAGGCAATCAAACAGGTTGCCAAACAATTTGGGCTACAAAAGAGTGATCTTTATGCCCGTTACCACCAAGAGGAAGAAAAAGGAGAAGCTGATGGAAATTAG
- a CDS encoding YitT family protein: protein MFKAKNILAIIFGAGIFSFGIFFLVIPFHFYEGGATGITLITYYLFKIPVSVMNLAINIPLFFLAWKLLGLRSLYLSLIGTFSVSSWMAIFEMIPGSHHLQNAIYTALDGDILLACIGSGVILGTGLGIIFNAGGTTGGTDIVARIFNKYTTLSMGRLMLIVDAIVLTTVLIVFKDFRIAAYTLLFILIDTVVIDIVGEGGFAGKGFLVVTSKPDEIAKQITTDLGRGVTFMNGMGYYSQQEMKIVYCVVSRNEMKQMKDLINKIDPFAFITITEAHEILGEGFTLDTNKQPIAR, encoded by the coding sequence ATGTTTAAGGCAAAAAATATTCTAGCTATTATTTTTGGGGCTGGCATTTTTTCTTTTGGAATCTTCTTTCTAGTAATTCCATTTCACTTTTATGAAGGAGGGGCTACAGGGATTACCCTGATTACTTACTACCTCTTTAAAATTCCCGTTTCGGTCATGAACTTGGCCATCAATATCCCCCTCTTTTTTCTGGCTTGGAAATTACTTGGCCTCCGCTCTCTCTACCTGAGTTTGATAGGAACCTTCTCTGTTTCTTCTTGGATGGCTATTTTCGAGATGATTCCAGGGAGTCATCATCTCCAGAATGCGATTTACACTGCTTTAGATGGCGATATTCTCCTAGCCTGCATCGGATCAGGGGTTATCCTTGGAACTGGACTAGGGATCATCTTCAACGCAGGCGGTACAACAGGTGGAACCGATATCGTCGCTCGTATCTTTAACAAGTATACGACACTTTCTATGGGACGCCTCATGTTGATTGTGGATGCCATCGTCTTGACAACTGTTTTGATTGTCTTTAAGGACTTCCGAATTGCGGCCTATACCCTCCTCTTTATCCTGATTGACACCGTCGTCATTGATATCGTCGGTGAAGGAGGTTTTGCAGGAAAAGGGTTCCTCGTGGTTACTTCCAAACCGGATGAAATTGCTAAACAAATCACGACTGATTTGGGTCGAGGGGTCACATTCATGAACGGTATGGGCTATTATAGCCAACAAGAAATGAAGATCGTCTACTGCGTCGTCTCTCGGAACGAAATGAAACAAATGAAAGATTTGATTAATAAAATTGATCCATTCGCCTTCATTACCATTACAGAAGCCCACGAAATACTGGGAGAAGGATTTACCTTGGATACCAACAAGCAACCCATTGCTCGCTAA
- the yabA gene encoding DNA replication initiation control protein YabA codes for MNKKELFDALDGFSQELLVTLAEVEAIKKNLKLIVEENTALRLENDKLRERLGEVEKTSSPKFHRNGRENLQRIYNDGFHVCTDSYGQRRENDEECIFCDELLFRE; via the coding sequence ATGAATAAAAAAGAATTATTTGATGCTTTGGATGGCTTCTCCCAGGAATTGCTGGTTACATTAGCAGAGGTTGAAGCCATTAAGAAAAATCTCAAACTCATTGTCGAGGAAAACACTGCTCTCCGTCTTGAAAATGATAAATTGAGAGAACGGTTAGGAGAAGTGGAGAAAACCAGCTCTCCTAAATTCCATCGAAACGGTCGTGAAAATTTGCAAAGAATTTACAATGACGGATTTCATGTTTGTACAGATTCCTATGGTCAACGCCGTGAAAACGATGAAGAGTGTATTTTCTGTGATGAATTGTTATTTAGGGAGTAA